In one window of Nocardiopsis aegyptia DNA:
- a CDS encoding ATP-binding protein translates to MSGDHTPRDAVNGRHQVERSVTLPYTSASVTGARQRLCSDLRAVEIGEGRVDDAALILSELVSNALRHASPLCTPDDPDGCVGVSWRVEIDRGATGGGWVELAVRDGGSSTMPRVARPSISGLGGRGLGIVQTLSGRWGTEMDATTTTVWAVLDLSADDVATARDIRTEVTADGDHGGADIVELRLRVRQSAPAWGALL, encoded by the coding sequence GTGTCTGGAGACCACACACCACGTGACGCCGTCAACGGCCGCCACCAGGTCGAGCGGAGCGTCACTCTTCCCTACACCTCGGCCAGCGTCACCGGCGCCCGCCAGCGCCTGTGCAGCGACCTGCGCGCCGTGGAGATCGGCGAGGGCCGGGTCGACGACGCCGCCCTCATCCTCAGCGAACTCGTCAGCAACGCGCTGCGCCATGCGAGCCCCCTGTGCACACCGGACGACCCCGACGGCTGCGTCGGGGTCTCCTGGCGAGTGGAGATCGACCGCGGCGCCACGGGCGGCGGCTGGGTCGAGCTCGCGGTCCGCGACGGCGGCTCCAGCACGATGCCGCGGGTGGCCCGCCCCTCCATCTCCGGACTCGGCGGGCGCGGGCTGGGCATCGTGCAGACGCTGTCCGGGCGCTGGGGCACCGAGATGGACGCCACCACCACGACCGTGTGGGCGGTGCTGGACCTGTCCGCCGACGACGTGGCGACCGCGCGCGACATCAGGACCGAGGTGACGGCGGACGGCGACCACGGGGGCGCCGACATCGTGGAGCTGCGGCTGCGCGTGCGGCAGAGCGCCCCGGCGTGGGGCGCGCTGCTCTGA
- a CDS encoding STAS domain-containing protein translates to MELNISSRSQDDLAVVTVGGEVDLYTAPQLRNELVDALEDGARRLVIDMSRVEFCDSTGISVLLSAMKRSRDKDGDLELVAPKPAVMKVLEVTGLDEVFVIHADLDALPVAAGTGNAS, encoded by the coding sequence GTGGAGTTGAACATATCGAGCCGATCTCAGGACGATCTCGCAGTTGTCACCGTGGGTGGTGAGGTCGACCTGTACACGGCACCCCAGTTGCGCAACGAGCTCGTCGACGCCTTGGAAGACGGCGCACGACGGCTGGTCATCGACATGTCGCGGGTGGAGTTCTGCGACTCGACCGGCATCAGTGTGCTGTTGTCCGCGATGAAGCGGTCGCGTGACAAGGACGGCGACCTCGAACTCGTGGCGCCCAAGCCAGCGGTCATGAAGGTTCTCGAGGTCACGGGCCTGGACGAGGTGTTCGTCATCCATGCCGACCTCGACGCCCTCCCGGTGGCCGCGGGAACCGGCAACGCGTCGTAG
- a CDS encoding glycosyltransferase family 2 protein: protein MIIAAKDEAARIGPTVEEARGLPGVDLVIVVDDGSTDATVARALDAGARVLKHRRNRGKGAAMQTGAEGVRRIEQREADDGTAAGGPRHLLFLDADLGGTAAEAAPLIEPVRRGDADMAIALFPATRLRLGGHGFVVRLARNGVLRATGWEPEQPLNGQRCITRAAFDAATPLARGFGVETGLTIDVLRAGFRVVEVEVPLEHRATGTDLRAQLHRAHQFTDVARALAARELRPTLRRQWDRARGRAVAAPGELSRKIIPMFLGNRLE from the coding sequence GTGATCATCGCGGCCAAGGACGAAGCGGCGCGGATCGGTCCGACCGTCGAGGAGGCCAGAGGGCTGCCCGGCGTGGACCTCGTGATCGTGGTGGACGACGGTTCCACCGACGCCACCGTCGCGCGTGCGCTCGACGCGGGCGCACGCGTGCTCAAGCACCGGCGCAACCGCGGCAAGGGCGCGGCCATGCAGACCGGTGCGGAGGGCGTCCGCCGGATCGAACAGCGCGAGGCCGACGACGGCACCGCCGCGGGCGGACCGCGCCACCTGCTCTTCCTCGACGCCGACCTCGGCGGAACCGCGGCCGAAGCGGCTCCGCTGATCGAACCCGTCCGCCGGGGGGACGCCGACATGGCGATCGCGCTCTTCCCCGCCACCCGGCTGCGCCTGGGCGGACACGGGTTCGTGGTGCGACTCGCTCGGAACGGGGTCCTGCGCGCCACCGGATGGGAGCCCGAACAGCCGCTGAACGGGCAGCGCTGCATCACGCGGGCGGCCTTCGACGCCGCCACGCCGCTCGCCCGGGGCTTCGGCGTCGAGACGGGGCTGACCATCGACGTGCTCCGCGCCGGCTTCCGGGTGGTCGAGGTGGAGGTGCCGCTGGAGCACCGGGCCACCGGCACCGACCTGCGGGCCCAGCTCCACCGCGCCCACCAGTTCACGGACGTGGCCAGGGCGCTCGCCGCGCGCGAGCTGCGGCCGACCCTGCGGCGCCAGTGGGACCGCGCCCGGGGACGAGCGGTCGCCGCTCCGGGTGAGCTGTCCCGAAAAATCATCCCAATGTTCCTTGGGAATCGCCTGGAGTAG